TAGTGACGTAGAATTGTGATAATCTTTTCATCAAATTCTTCACCACCACTAAAGCTTGTATAACTACTACCATAGTTCAGCACAACATCAATATCATTTAAGATATCTGGATTTCCACGCAGTTCTTCAAAGCTGATGAACTTCACATCAAATGGGAAACCACTAAGTGATTCTAGAACACCTGTATAAGAATAAATCTGCTTGTAACGAATTGCGTGATGTACAAGATGAGCACCCCAACGGCGAAGCTCGCCATAGCTATTTAATACACCAACCTTCAATAGGTTGTGTGGTGTTTGCTTTCCTACATGTGCATAGAGTTCTCTAAATTCATCGCAAACTTCAGATACATATTCGATAAACTCTGGAAACTTTAATGCAAGCTTCAAGTATCCACCATAACCGATACGATCCACTGGCGAGCGTAAGATTGCACGACGTGCAGTTACCCAGTTCACTTTCGCTTCCTGTAATGGATCTCCACCTTCATGGAATGTATCTGGGAAGAAGTATGGTAAAAATCTTCCTTCTGTATACTTCACACCTTTGATATCTGAAATCAAGCGCAATGTAGAACCTGATCCAACACTACCCACAACCGCATCTAAGCCAATCTCAGAGAAGTACTTACCATATGGTTCTGTACCAATCCAATGATCTCCAAGGAACATCATCGCTTCCTTACCATAAGAATGACAGATGTCTACGAGTACCTTGGCTAATTTACAAACTTCTCTTTGCTGGAAGTCGATAAAGTCTTTATATTCCTTGGAAGGAATACAGAATTGGCTATTGTGGAAGCCTTTGTTGATGATAAATTCCGGGCGGAACTTGTAACCAACTTCCTTTTCAAACTGTTCCAAGATGTATGGAGATACAGATGCACTATATCCATACCAGTCAACGAATTTTTCACGTGCAAATTCATCAAACTGCAAAGTGAACTGGTGGAAGAATGTTGTAAAGCGTACAACATTGACATCTTCTCTTTCTCTACAGAACTTATGTAACTTCTCAATCACATGCTTTTGGGTTTCCGGTAAACGTACATCCAAGGTCATCTGATGTTCTTCATCCACCCAATCATTTGTTAAGAAATTATACATGTGAACCGGATCCCACACGATAAACGCCAAGAAGCTTACCGTGTATGCATGATAAGGAATTGCTTCTTCAATTACAACATCACCACTCACTTCATCAAAATACCAATTTGTCACAACAGTATCTGTTGTTCGATCAATCACTTCCCACCAACGATGAATATCATTTGTTGGATTTACTTTAAATTGATCCTTGTAGAAATGTTCCATAATTTTGATACGCAAGCATGTATCTTTAGCAGTAACAAAGTCACTCATCAAATACATCTGTTGCATCTCATCTGGATGTTTTTTTGCCCACGCATTATCTTTACGTGTTGTGTAATATGTAGCGTATTGCTTAATATCTATTTTTCGTAACGCTTCAGGCATATCAGTCCCATCACAATCACGAATCGCATCAGCCTTCCACTTCTTGATGATTTCGATTGTATCATCAATCACATCAATATCGGTTGGGACTGTAACTCTTCCTGTACTCATACTCATTTATTCTCCCTTAAACAATACGATTTTCCGTCTTTGGATCAAAGAAGTGTACCTTCTCCAAGTCCATCGCCAATCGGAAGGATGCACAATCCGAAAGATCATAACGGGCATTGATTCTTGCCTGTAGTTTTTGCCCTGCAAGCTTGCCATGTAAGATAAATTCGTTACCTAATAACTCACTGACATCAATTGCAAAGTCAAATACAGCACTTGGATAGGTTTCATTTACAATTTCCTCTGCGTGTAGGTCCTCCGGACGAATCCCCATCACAATTTCCTTACCTTCATATGCTTGCATGTCTTTAGTGAACTGTTCTGGCAAAGTAATGTGCATATCACCAATCGTGAATTTTCCACCAGCATATGTACCCTTTAGGAAGTTTGTGGCTGGAGAACCAATGAAGCCTGCTACGAACATGTTTACTGGATTCTGATAGATTTCCTTTGGTGTTCCAATCTGTTGAATATATCCATCTTTCATGATGACAATACGGCTTGCCATTGTCATGGCTTCTGTTTGGTCGTGCGTTACGTAGATGGTTGTAGCACCGATATTTTTGTGTAGACGAATAATTTCACTACGCATCTGTACACGAAGCTTCGCATCTAAGTTAGATAACGGTTCATCCATCAAGAATACCTTCGCATTACGAACGATTGCTCTACCTAACGCTACACGCTGTCTTTGACCACCAGATAAAGCCTTAGGCTTTCTATCTAAGTATTGTTCAATTTCTAATGCTTTTGCGGCTGCACGTACACGACGGTCAATTTCATCTTTATCAGTCTTGCGAATCTGTAATCCAAATGCCATGTTTTCATAAACTGTCATAAATGGATATAACGCATAAGACTGGAATACCATCGCAATCTCACGATTCTTAGGTGCAACATCGTTTACTAATTTATCATCGATATACAATTCACCGTTTGTGATATCTTCCAAACCTGCAATCATGCGTAAAGTTGTTGATTTACCACATCCGGAAGGGCCAACCAATACGATGAATTCTTTATCCTGAATCTCTAAATTAAAATCAAATACTGCCTGTACTTTATTATCGTAAATCTTATTGATATGACGTAATGATAAGTTTGCCATATATCGTCCCCCTATTTAAATCTCTTGTTATACATATGTATAACTGCCAAAATACCAATCAGTCCAACTACCTGAACACCAAGATTCACATAGCCAACTTCTCTTTGACCAATAATTACCATTGCTAGACTGACAACAAATAGAATTGCCATCAAGATTGATTCTGTTGTTCGATTCATATGCCCTCCTAATCCTTTAGACCACCTAAGGTCATACCTTGGGTTAAACGTCTTTGTACAAGAATGTATAAGATCAATGTTGGCAACATAACAATCACAAGTCCTGCATACATCGGTCCATAATTGGTCGCTGCTTTCTGTGCGGACATCAGATTCTGTAGTCCTACCGGCAATGTCTTAAGTGCCTTTGTCTGCACAAGTGTTAATGAAATAATGTATTCATTCCAAAATGCCAAGAAGTTAAATAGGATAACTGTGATAATACTTGGCTTGGCCATACGGAACATGACTCTGACCATGGTTGTAAAGTAACCACAACCATCGATTTCCACAGCTTCTTCATATGCCTTTGGTAAAGAACGGAAGTAGCTTGCAAGAAGATATACTGTAAATGGAATTGCCGTAGATGCATACACAAGCGCAAGAACAAAACGGTTATTCATAAAGAACTGTAGACCGCTCTTTGCAAGTGACTTATCCCAACCATTCAACATTAAGAAGATTGGCACAACAATGTAGTTTACGTTAATAAATAAGCCAGCCATGATGAGTGTGTTAAAGAACTTTCTGCCTTTGAATTGGAATCTAGCAAGTACATACGCAGCCGGTAATGAAACTACCAGTAAGATTGCTAGAGCCATTGCAGTTACAAGTGCTGAGTTCAAGATGAAATCACCAACTTGCGCAATTTGGAAGGCATCAATAAAGTTCTGAATGTTAAATCCTTGTGGTAATGCCCATGGATTTCCATAGAACTCTGCATTCGTTTTAATCGAAGCTAAGAATACCCAAGATACCGGAATGATAATGGATATCGCTAAAGAAATCAGTGCAACATATATAAAGATTTTGTATAAATCAAAATGTTTTCTCTTCATATTGCCCCCTAAATCTCAATCGAATCACGATGTGTTACACGATTGATTGCCCATGATAAGGTAAATGAGAGAATAAACACAACTGTGCCGATTGCCATACCATAGCCATAACTTGAACGATTATATGCCTGCAAGTACATGTAACTGAGTACCGTTTCACTGGCTCCATCAGGACCACCACCGGTCATGACTTGCACAAATAAGAAACTTAGATTAATGGTTGAAATGACGAAGAATGTAAGTGTTGTACGAATATTGTCCCAAATCATCGGAATCGTTACCGAGAAGAATTGTTTTACTTTTCCACTACCCTCTAAAGACGCTGCTTCATAAAGGTGTTCCGGTATTGTACTCATACTTGCCATGTACATCACCATGTAATAACCGATTGCCTGCCAAATTAATGCGGCAACTAATGCATAAACAACTAAACCAGGATCACCAAGGTACTTTGTCGTACCTGCACTACCGTTAAATAGTCCTACAAGTGAATTTAATAAACCATTTTCAGATGGATCATAAATTGCACTGAAAATTGCAGATATAACAACGACAGAAAGGATATTTGGAATATAGAATATGATTCTAAAGAAGTTTTGTCCTTTAATCTTTTCACGAACCAGAATAGACGCAAACAAGATTGCGAAAGCCATCGTTATGATTGTTACCAATACGATGATTAAGATTGTATTCTGGAGTGCACGGATAAAGCTCATATCTTTAAATAACATCTGAAAATTCTTTAATCCTATAAATGTACGGTTATCACTTAAACCACCCCATTTAAACATCGACATCATAAACACATTTATCGTTGGATATATCATAAACAGTGTTAGTAATATCATTGCTGGAGCTAAGCATATTGTGATAAACAGCTTCTTCTCAACACTTTTTTTCATTTCATTACCCCCTTCCTTAAAATAACGACGGCTGTCCACCATCGTTATTTTAATGAATTCTAATACTTAACAGCTCATTGATTATTTATTTGCTTCGGCAATCTGTTCAACAGCCTTCACTGTTGCGTCATACCATTCATCAACTGTCTTGGAACCATTTACGATTGAGTTTACAGTTGCGTAGAGAACACCTGTATTAGCATCAGCTACACTCACACCTTCAACGATGTTGTCCATAACTTGGAAACCTACTGCATTTGACTTAGCACCATTGTCATAGATTGTGTAGTATAAAGCATTTTCGTCATCCTTACCGATGAACTTAGAAGCATCCTTAGTTGGCATTACAGCACCACCATTTTCATAGAATAACTTTGTAGCTTCATCAGAGTATAAGAATGTAATGAACTTCTTAGCTAATTCTGGATTCTTAGCTTCTTTAGGAATAAATACCTGTTCTGTAAATGTTGTAGAGTAAGCATCACCTGTAGCAGTTACCTTAGGTAAAGCTGTGAATCCCCATTCAAATCCATTGGCACGTGGAGCTTCCTTCATTTCACC
This genomic window from Solobacterium moorei contains:
- the gnpA gene encoding 1,3-beta-galactosyl-N-acetylhexosamine phosphorylase; amino-acid sequence: MSMSTGRVTVPTDIDVIDDTIEIIKKWKADAIRDCDGTDMPEALRKIDIKQYATYYTTRKDNAWAKKHPDEMQQMYLMSDFVTAKDTCLRIKIMEHFYKDQFKVNPTNDIHRWWEVIDRTTDTVVTNWYFDEVSGDVVIEEAIPYHAYTVSFLAFIVWDPVHMYNFLTNDWVDEEHQMTLDVRLPETQKHVIEKLHKFCREREDVNVVRFTTFFHQFTLQFDEFAREKFVDWYGYSASVSPYILEQFEKEVGYKFRPEFIINKGFHNSQFCIPSKEYKDFIDFQQREVCKLAKVLVDICHSYGKEAMMFLGDHWIGTEPYGKYFSEIGLDAVVGSVGSGSTLRLISDIKGVKYTEGRFLPYFFPDTFHEGGDPLQEAKVNWVTARRAILRSPVDRIGYGGYLKLALKFPEFIEYVSEVCDEFRELYAHVGKQTPHNLLKVGVLNSYGELRRWGAHLVHHAIRYKQIYSYTGVLESLSGFPFDVKFISFEELRGNPDILNDIDVVLNYGSSYTSFSGGEEFDEKIITILRHYVDNGGGFIGIGEPTACARNGKFFTLYDVLGVDKELDFTLHTDKYNWQCHNHFITEQLEHEDWGENVNSVYALPGTTVIKQEDLSVKLAVNEYGKGRAVYMNGLPFSFENARLLYRAIFFSCHREDEMKQWYSENYNVDVNVYPSTQSYCVVNNTYEPQETVIYRGDGTSFSLRLEANEIKWYQV
- a CDS encoding ABC transporter ATP-binding protein, with translation MANLSLRHINKIYDNKVQAVFDFNLEIQDKEFIVLVGPSGCGKSTTLRMIAGLEDITNGELYIDDKLVNDVAPKNREIAMVFQSYALYPFMTVYENMAFGLQIRKTDKDEIDRRVRAAAKALEIEQYLDRKPKALSGGQRQRVALGRAIVRNAKVFLMDEPLSNLDAKLRVQMRSEIIRLHKNIGATTIYVTHDQTEAMTMASRIVIMKDGYIQQIGTPKEIYQNPVNMFVAGFIGSPATNFLKGTYAGGKFTIGDMHITLPEQFTKDMQAYEGKEIVMGIRPEDLHAEEIVNETYPSAVFDFAIDVSELLGNEFILHGKLAGQKLQARINARYDLSDCASFRLAMDLEKVHFFDPKTENRIV
- a CDS encoding DUF6903 family protein; protein product: MNRTTESILMAILFVVSLAMVIIGQREVGYVNLGVQVVGLIGILAVIHMYNKRFK
- a CDS encoding carbohydrate ABC transporter permease: MKRKHFDLYKIFIYVALISLAISIIIPVSWVFLASIKTNAEFYGNPWALPQGFNIQNFIDAFQIAQVGDFILNSALVTAMALAILLVVSLPAAYVLARFQFKGRKFFNTLIMAGLFINVNYIVVPIFLMLNGWDKSLAKSGLQFFMNNRFVLALVYASTAIPFTVYLLASYFRSLPKAYEEAVEIDGCGYFTTMVRVMFRMAKPSIITVILFNFLAFWNEYIISLTLVQTKALKTLPVGLQNLMSAQKAATNYGPMYAGLVIVMLPTLILYILVQRRLTQGMTLGGLKD
- a CDS encoding carbohydrate ABC transporter permease; amino-acid sequence: MKKSVEKKLFITICLAPAMILLTLFMIYPTINVFMMSMFKWGGLSDNRTFIGLKNFQMLFKDMSFIRALQNTILIIVLVTIITMAFAILFASILVREKIKGQNFFRIIFYIPNILSVVVISAIFSAIYDPSENGLLNSLVGLFNGSAGTTKYLGDPGLVVYALVAALIWQAIGYYMVMYMASMSTIPEHLYEAASLEGSGKVKQFFSVTIPMIWDNIRTTLTFFVISTINLSFLFVQVMTGGGPDGASETVLSYMYLQAYNRSSYGYGMAIGTVVFILSFTLSWAINRVTHRDSIEI